In a genomic window of uncultured Flavobacterium sp.:
- a CDS encoding GNAT family N-acetyltransferase translates to MNTQNIVEIIPFSQDLKDHIKTLNIEWLQKYFRVEEKDEIVLSNPQEEIIDKGGLIFYAKYNDEIIGTASLMKIDDTTFELSKMAVSDKAQGLGIGNKLLIHCLAFAEENGIKKVLLYSNRKLLPAIHLYRKFGFEEIPLEDGIYERADIKMEKIMP, encoded by the coding sequence ATGAATACCCAAAATATAGTAGAAATAATTCCTTTTTCTCAAGATTTAAAAGACCACATCAAAACCTTAAACATAGAATGGCTTCAAAAGTATTTTAGAGTCGAAGAAAAAGATGAAATAGTGCTTTCAAATCCGCAAGAAGAAATTATTGATAAAGGCGGACTTATTTTCTACGCTAAATATAATGACGAAATTATTGGAACGGCTTCTTTAATGAAGATTGACGATACAACATTTGAATTGAGTAAAATGGCAGTTTCTGACAAAGCGCAAGGTCTTGGAATTGGGAATAAACTATTAATTCATTGTCTGGCTTTCGCCGAAGAAAACGGTATTAAAAAAGTACTTTTATATTCAAACCGAAAATTACTTCCCGCAATTCATCTCTATAGAAAATTTGGTTTTGAAGAAATTCCTTTGGAAGATGGGATTTACGAAAGAGCCGACATTAAAATGGAAAAAATAATGCCCTAA
- the tsaE gene encoding tRNA (adenosine(37)-N6)-threonylcarbamoyltransferase complex ATPase subunit type 1 TsaE — MNIVFSLDQIQEVAEQILASNPKKIILFNGEMGVGKTTLIKQLCRSLGVESATSSPTFSLVNEYSTSNNQIVYHFDFYRLNKETEALDMGVDDYLYSGNWCFIEWSEKIANLLPQETSTINIELLADGKRSLDLI, encoded by the coding sequence ATGAATATCGTTTTTTCATTAGATCAAATTCAAGAAGTAGCAGAACAAATTTTAGCCTCAAATCCTAAAAAGATTATCCTTTTTAATGGAGAAATGGGCGTTGGAAAAACTACTCTTATCAAGCAATTATGCAGAAGTTTAGGAGTCGAAAGCGCGACAAGCAGCCCAACTTTTTCACTTGTAAATGAATATTCTACTTCGAACAATCAAATCGTTTATCACTTTGATTTTTACCGATTAAACAAAGAAACCGAAGCGCTCGATATGGGTGTTGACGATTATTTATATTCGGGAAATTGGTGTTTTATCGAATGGTCTGAAAAAATTGCGAATTTACTTCCACAAGAAACTTCTACAATTAATATTGAGTTATTGGCAGATGGAAAAAGAAGTTTAGATTTAATTTAA
- a CDS encoding alanine dehydrogenase, whose protein sequence is MSITLTPFTKQQLLPQEEKLEIGRFKSELFIGIPKETSYQERRICLTPDAVNSLTYEGHRVMIESGAGESSSYSDKEYADAGAEVTKDTKKVFGCPMLLKVEPPTLAEIEMINPETIIISAIQLKTKRKAYFEALAQKKITALAFEYIKDEDGSYPAVKSLSEIAGTASILIAAELMITDEFGKGLLFGNITGVPPTEVVILGAGTVGEFAAKTAIGLGANVKVFDNSITKLRRLQNNLNQRIFTSTIQQKALLKALRRCDVAIGAMRGKERCPIVVTETMVEHMKKGAVIVDVSIDTGGCFESSEVTTHEKPTFIKSNVLHYCVPNIPSRYSKTASLSISNILTPYLLQIAEDGGLESAIRCNKGLKNGIYLYHGILTNKAIGEWFDLPDNDINLLVF, encoded by the coding sequence ATGTCAATTACCTTAACTCCATTTACGAAACAACAATTGTTGCCACAAGAAGAAAAACTTGAAATTGGCCGATTCAAAAGTGAACTTTTTATAGGAATTCCTAAAGAAACAAGTTACCAGGAACGTCGTATTTGCCTGACTCCAGACGCGGTAAACTCTTTGACTTACGAAGGTCATCGTGTTATGATTGAATCTGGTGCCGGAGAAAGCTCTAGCTATTCTGATAAAGAATATGCAGATGCTGGTGCAGAAGTAACAAAAGACACTAAAAAAGTTTTTGGCTGTCCAATGTTACTTAAAGTTGAGCCTCCAACGTTAGCTGAAATCGAAATGATTAATCCCGAAACGATTATTATTTCAGCAATTCAGTTAAAGACAAAAAGAAAAGCATACTTTGAAGCCTTAGCTCAGAAAAAAATAACAGCGCTTGCGTTTGAATATATTAAGGACGAAGATGGTTCATATCCCGCAGTAAAATCATTAAGCGAAATTGCCGGAACTGCTTCCATACTTATTGCTGCCGAATTAATGATTACGGACGAATTTGGAAAAGGACTTTTATTTGGTAACATTACCGGCGTCCCTCCTACCGAAGTCGTAATTCTTGGTGCCGGAACTGTTGGCGAATTTGCTGCTAAAACCGCAATTGGTCTTGGAGCAAACGTTAAAGTTTTTGATAATTCGATTACCAAATTACGCCGTTTGCAAAACAATTTAAACCAAAGAATATTTACATCTACCATTCAGCAAAAAGCATTATTGAAAGCCTTAAGACGCTGTGATGTAGCTATTGGTGCGATGCGCGGAAAAGAACGTTGTCCGATTGTAGTGACAGAAACTATGGTTGAACATATGAAAAAAGGTGCTGTAATTGTTGACGTTAGTATAGATACAGGAGGATGTTTCGAAAGTTCAGAAGTTACAACTCACGAAAAACCAACCTTTATAAAAAGTAATGTTTTGCATTATTGTGTACCAAATATTCCATCAAGATATTCTAAAACTGCCTCACTTTCAATCAGTAACATCTTAACACCGTACTTACTTCAGATAGCTGAAGATGGTGGTTTAGAGAGCGCAATCAGATGTAATAAAGGCCTAAAAAACGGAATTTATTTATACCACGGAATCCTTACCAACAAAGCAATTGGCGAATGGTTTGATTTGCCTGATAACGATATTAATTTACTTGTATTTTAA
- the lpxD gene encoding UDP-3-O-(3-hydroxymyristoyl)glucosamine N-acyltransferase → MKFTAEQIAGILEGEVVGNPNAEVSRLSKIEEGEEGSLTFLANPKYINYIYTTKASVTIVNDSFIPEQEVTTTLIKVEDAYASFSKLLHFYNQVKLNKNGIEPQSFMTEGTKHGENLYLGSFSYIGQNVVLGDNVKIYPNSFIGDNVVIGNNVYIFAGAKIYSETIIGNNCTIHSGTIIGADGFGFVPNEEGVYSKVPQIGNVIIEDNVDIGANTTIDRATLGSTIIRQGVKLDNQIQVAHNVEIGKNTVIAAQSGVAGSTKIGENCMIGGQVGIAGHLTIGNNVRLQAQSGVARNIKDGEILQGTPSLGYTDFNKSYVHFKNLPKIVTEIEELKKQIINPKNGNNG, encoded by the coding sequence ATGAAATTTACAGCAGAACAAATAGCAGGAATTTTAGAAGGAGAAGTTGTTGGGAATCCCAATGCAGAAGTTTCTCGGCTATCTAAGATCGAAGAAGGCGAGGAAGGTTCACTTACTTTTTTGGCTAATCCTAAATATATCAACTACATATATACTACCAAAGCTTCGGTGACAATTGTTAATGATAGCTTTATACCTGAACAAGAAGTTACGACAACTTTAATAAAAGTAGAGGATGCTTATGCTTCCTTTTCGAAGCTTTTACACTTTTACAATCAAGTAAAATTGAATAAAAACGGTATCGAACCACAATCTTTCATGACTGAAGGAACTAAACACGGAGAGAATCTTTATTTGGGAAGCTTCAGTTATATAGGACAAAACGTGGTTTTAGGTGATAACGTAAAAATTTATCCAAATAGTTTTATTGGTGATAATGTTGTTATTGGCAATAATGTATATATTTTTGCAGGCGCTAAAATTTATTCTGAAACTATAATAGGAAACAATTGCACGATTCATTCAGGAACTATTATTGGTGCTGATGGTTTTGGTTTTGTGCCTAATGAAGAAGGAGTATATAGTAAAGTGCCTCAAATTGGTAATGTTATCATCGAAGATAATGTTGATATTGGAGCAAATACGACAATAGACAGAGCAACTCTAGGTTCTACAATTATTAGACAAGGGGTTAAATTAGACAATCAGATTCAGGTTGCTCACAATGTAGAAATTGGTAAAAATACTGTGATCGCAGCGCAATCTGGTGTTGCAGGTTCTACTAAAATTGGAGAAAACTGTATGATTGGCGGGCAAGTTGGTATCGCAGGTCACTTAACAATAGGTAATAATGTGAGATTGCAAGCTCAGTCAGGAGTTGCAAGAAACATCAAGGATGGTGAGATTTTGCAGGGGACGCCGTCACTTGGATATACTGATTTTAACAAATCGTACGTTCATTTTAAGAACTTACCTAAAATCGTAACCGAAATTGAAGAATTAAAAAAACAAATAATAAACCCAAAAAATGGAAATAATGGTTAA
- a CDS encoding bifunctional UDP-3-O-[3-hydroxymyristoyl] N-acetylglucosamine deacetylase/3-hydroxyacyl-ACP dehydratase — protein sequence MVKQKTIKNEISLTGVGLHTGKEVTMTFKPAPINNGFTFVRVDLQGQPVIEADANYVVNTQRGTNLEKLGVKIQTPEHVLAALVGCDLDNVIIELNASELPIMDGSSKYFVEAIENAGIEEQDAKRNVYVVKEVISFTDETTGSEILVMPSDDYQVTAMVDFGTKVLGTQNATMKSIADFKDEIANSRTFSFLHELESLLENGLIKGGDLNNAIVYVDKEISDSTMENLKKAFGKDKISVKPNGVLDNLTLHYPNEAARHKLLDVVGDLSLIGVRIQGKIIANKPGHYVNTQFAKKLAKIIKIEQRNHVPVYDLNLEPLMDIHKIMAVLPHRPPFLLIDRIIEMSDSHVVGMKNVTMNENFFVGHFPEAPVMPGVLIVEAMAQTGGILVLSTVPDPENYLTYFMKIDNVKFKHKVLPGDTLIFKCELISPIRRGICHMQANAYANGKLVTEAELMAQIARKQ from the coding sequence ATGGTTAAACAGAAGACCATCAAAAATGAAATTTCACTAACAGGCGTTGGATTACACACTGGAAAAGAAGTTACAATGACTTTTAAACCAGCTCCAATTAATAATGGTTTCACTTTTGTAAGAGTAGATTTGCAAGGTCAACCAGTCATTGAGGCTGATGCTAATTATGTTGTTAACACGCAAAGAGGTACTAATTTAGAAAAATTAGGTGTAAAAATTCAAACACCAGAACACGTTTTAGCTGCTTTAGTTGGATGTGATTTGGATAATGTTATCATTGAATTAAACGCTTCTGAGCTTCCAATAATGGATGGTTCTTCAAAATATTTTGTTGAAGCTATTGAAAATGCGGGAATCGAAGAACAAGATGCTAAACGTAATGTTTATGTGGTAAAAGAAGTTATTTCGTTTACTGATGAAACTACAGGAAGCGAGATTTTGGTTATGCCAAGTGATGATTATCAAGTAACTGCAATGGTTGATTTTGGTACTAAGGTTTTAGGTACTCAAAACGCAACTATGAAAAGTATAGCCGATTTTAAAGATGAAATCGCTAATTCTAGAACTTTTAGTTTCTTACATGAATTAGAATCTCTTCTTGAAAACGGATTAATTAAAGGTGGAGATTTAAACAACGCTATTGTATATGTAGATAAAGAAATATCTGATTCTACAATGGAAAATTTAAAGAAAGCTTTTGGAAAAGATAAGATTTCTGTTAAGCCAAACGGAGTTTTAGACAACCTTACTTTACATTATCCAAACGAAGCTGCAAGACATAAATTATTAGATGTTGTTGGAGATTTATCTTTAATTGGAGTTAGAATTCAAGGAAAAATTATTGCTAACAAACCTGGACACTATGTAAATACACAGTTTGCCAAAAAATTAGCAAAAATTATCAAAATAGAGCAAAGAAATCACGTTCCGGTTTACGATTTAAATCTTGAGCCGTTAATGGATATTCATAAAATTATGGCTGTATTGCCACACAGACCTCCATTTTTGTTAATTGACAGAATTATTGAAATGTCTGATAGCCATGTAGTTGGAATGAAAAATGTAACAATGAATGAGAATTTCTTCGTTGGGCATTTTCCTGAAGCTCCGGTTATGCCAGGGGTTTTAATTGTGGAAGCAATGGCACAAACAGGTGGAATTTTGGTTTTAAGCACAGTTCCGGATCCTGAAAATTATTTGACATATTTCATGAAAATTGATAATGTTAAATTCAAACACAAAGTATTACCTGGTGACACCT
- a CDS encoding bifunctional response regulator/alkaline phosphatase family protein: MDKIKILWVDDEIDLLKPHILFLEKKNYAVTTCNNGLDAISLFEEDNFDIVFLDENMPGMSGLETLSEMKEKKSAIPMIMITKSEEEYIMEEAIGSKIADYLIKPVNPNQILLSLKKNLDHSRLISEKTTLDYQKEFRKISMELAMVNSFEDWVELYKKLIFWELELENINDQAMIEILESQKVEANSQFGKYIERNYEDWFAPKADKPIQSHNLFKELVVPELKKKDKPILFVVIDNLRYDQWKSFETVVSNYYKLEKEVPYFSILPTATQYARNAIFSGLLPIEMEKQFPQYWKNDVEDGGKNLYEAEFLSAQLKRLGLNIKEDYFKITNYAGGKKLAENFKALKGNDLVTVVYNFVDMLSHAKTEMEVVKELASDDKAYRSLTLSWFKNSPLLEIIQQAQLLGFKLILTTDHGTINVKNPSKVVGDKNTSLNLRYKTGRSLTYEQKDVYVVKEPKDIGLPAINMSSSFIFAKNDFFLAYVNNYNHYVSYYRNTYQHGGISLEEMIIPFLVFNPK, encoded by the coding sequence ATGGATAAGATAAAAATACTTTGGGTCGATGATGAGATCGATCTTTTGAAACCACATATATTATTTCTGGAGAAAAAAAACTACGCTGTAACTACTTGTAATAACGGCCTTGACGCTATTTCTTTATTTGAAGAAGACAATTTTGACATTGTTTTTTTAGATGAAAATATGCCAGGAATGAGTGGTTTGGAAACGCTTTCGGAAATGAAAGAAAAGAAATCGGCAATCCCGATGATTATGATTACCAAAAGTGAAGAGGAATATATAATGGAAGAAGCGATTGGTTCTAAAATCGCCGATTACCTTATAAAACCTGTAAATCCGAATCAAATTTTGTTGAGTTTGAAGAAAAATCTGGATCATTCAAGATTGATTTCAGAGAAAACTACTTTAGATTATCAGAAAGAATTTCGTAAAATCTCTATGGAATTAGCGATGGTTAATTCATTTGAAGATTGGGTTGAATTGTACAAAAAACTGATCTTTTGGGAACTTGAACTTGAAAATATTAACGATCAGGCAATGATCGAAATTCTTGAATCTCAAAAGGTTGAAGCCAATTCACAATTCGGAAAATATATCGAAAGAAACTACGAAGATTGGTTTGCTCCAAAAGCCGATAAACCAATTCAATCTCATAATTTATTTAAAGAATTAGTAGTTCCGGAACTTAAAAAGAAAGACAAACCAATCTTGTTTGTTGTTATTGATAATTTGCGTTATGATCAATGGAAATCTTTTGAAACAGTGGTTTCTAACTATTATAAATTAGAAAAAGAAGTTCCGTATTTCTCCATTCTTCCAACAGCAACACAATATGCCAGAAATGCGATATTCTCTGGATTATTGCCAATTGAAATGGAAAAACAGTTCCCTCAATATTGGAAAAATGATGTCGAAGATGGTGGGAAAAACCTTTACGAAGCCGAATTTCTTTCGGCACAATTAAAGCGTTTAGGATTAAATATTAAGGAAGATTACTTTAAAATCACAAATTACGCTGGCGGAAAAAAACTGGCAGAAAATTTCAAAGCCTTAAAAGGAAATGATTTAGTTACAGTTGTTTACAATTTTGTCGACATGTTATCGCACGCCAAAACTGAAATGGAAGTCGTAAAAGAACTTGCTTCTGACGATAAAGCTTATCGTTCATTGACTTTGAGCTGGTTTAAGAATTCTCCGCTTTTAGAGATTATTCAGCAAGCACAACTTTTAGGATTCAAACTGATTTTGACCACAGATCACGGGACAATTAATGTAAAAAATCCTTCGAAAGTTGTTGGAGATAAAAATACAAGCTTAAATTTGCGTTACAAAACAGGTCGTAGTTTAACGTACGAGCAAAAAGATGTTTATGTTGTAAAAGAGCCAAAAGATATTGGTTTACCGGCTATAAATATGAGTAGTTCGTTTATTTTTGCTAAGAATGATTTCTTTTTGGCCTACGTAAACAACTACAATCATTATGTAAGTTATTACAGAAATACGTATCAACACGGAGGAATTTCGTTAGAAGAAATGATTATTCCGTTTTTGGTTTTTAATCCGAAATAA
- a CDS encoding HD domain-containing protein translates to MTQINKLKIFNDPIYGFITIPNELIYDLIQHPYFQRLRRISQMGLSYLVYPGANHTRFHHALGCMHLMQKSVETLRFKGVAISSEEENALFIAILLHDIGHGPFSHAMEKSIVEDVNHEAISLLFMNQLNEEFDGKLSLAIQVFKGEYHRKFMLQLISSQLDMDRMDYLKRDSFYTGVAEGNVNSERLIQMMNVENDVLVIEEKGIYSVEKFLLSRRLMYWQAYLHKTSLVAELILMKVLKRAKELTLKGVALPCSEPLLYFMQNKVALEDFDAEKLDLFSQLDDFDIISALKAWQKNSDFILSTLSKMIINRDLLKIKLSAEKIPMEESQSLKEEFAEAHHISAVDAGYFIFRGKIKNQAYSKEAEPIRILKKDKTIEDVVEASDQLNLKSLSKLVTKYYICFPKQLI, encoded by the coding sequence GTGACTCAGATCAATAAGTTAAAAATATTCAATGATCCCATTTATGGATTTATTACCATCCCGAACGAACTTATTTACGACTTAATCCAACATCCGTATTTTCAGCGTTTACGCCGCATTTCGCAAATGGGATTATCGTATTTGGTTTATCCCGGTGCAAATCATACCCGTTTTCATCATGCGTTGGGATGTATGCATTTAATGCAGAAATCTGTAGAGACTCTTCGTTTTAAAGGAGTTGCGATTTCTTCCGAAGAAGAAAATGCTTTATTCATTGCTATTTTACTTCATGATATTGGTCATGGTCCGTTTTCGCATGCAATGGAAAAGAGTATTGTTGAAGATGTGAATCATGAGGCTATTTCGTTATTGTTTATGAATCAGCTTAATGAAGAATTTGATGGAAAATTGAGTTTGGCTATTCAGGTTTTTAAAGGTGAATATCACAGAAAATTCATGTTGCAATTGATTTCAAGTCAGTTAGATATGGATCGAATGGATTATTTGAAACGTGATAGTTTTTATACCGGAGTTGCAGAAGGAAATGTGAATTCTGAACGTTTGATTCAGATGATGAATGTTGAGAATGATGTATTGGTTATTGAAGAAAAAGGAATTTATTCAGTAGAAAAATTTCTGCTTTCACGAAGATTAATGTATTGGCAGGCTTATTTGCATAAAACAAGTTTGGTGGCCGAATTAATCTTAATGAAAGTTTTAAAAAGAGCTAAAGAATTGACTTTAAAAGGAGTTGCTTTGCCTTGCAGCGAGCCTCTCTTATATTTTATGCAAAACAAAGTTGCTTTGGAGGATTTTGATGCCGAAAAGCTTGATTTGTTTTCTCAATTAGATGATTTTGATATTATTAGCGCTCTGAAAGCGTGGCAGAAAAATAGCGATTTTATACTTTCGACTTTAAGTAAAATGATCATTAACAGAGATTTACTTAAGATAAAATTGAGTGCAGAAAAAATTCCGATGGAAGAATCACAATCTTTAAAAGAAGAATTTGCAGAAGCACATCATATTTCGGCTGTTGATGCCGGATATTTCATTTTTAGAGGTAAAATAAAAAATCAGGCTTATAGTAAAGAAGCTGAACCAATACGAATTTTGAAAAAAGATAAAACAATTGAGGATGTTGTAGAAGCGTCTGATCAGCTGAATTTGAAATCGTTATCTAAATTGGTGACAAAATATTACATCTGTTTCCCAAAACAACTTATCTAA